The proteins below come from a single Tachysurus fulvidraco isolate hzauxx_2018 chromosome 26, HZAU_PFXX_2.0, whole genome shotgun sequence genomic window:
- the LOC113663393 gene encoding uncharacterized protein LOC113663393 isoform X1, translating into MELQKFILLILVGVFSSTLVIVIVFIIINMCVRGKAAKYVATSENPTKSSFEMSNSFKLNGQEDIRPPLPSREQFDTESMSNSYEEMPEIPMVAVETSSLQNPVHSHVPQTHTNLLDNASISESYDDVDELQSVNSYEEMTEIPMVAVETSSQNPVHSHVPQTHTNLLDNASNSESYDDIDEIQRVNSYEEMTEIPMVAVETSSLQNPVHSHVPQTHTNLLDNASISESYDDIEELQRVQGISVASLPDYLDVDPPPFINGSNNGSNNVSENYDDDQLQCDSEDYDDVG; encoded by the exons ATGGAACTTCAGAAGTTTATTTTGCTAATACTAGTAGGTGTCTTCTCATCAACTTTGGTGATAGTGATTgtattcatcatcatcaacatgtGCGTAAGAGGGAAAG CTGCAAAATATGTTGCAACATCCGAGAATCCCACGAAGTCAAGCTTTGAAAT GAGCAACTCTTTCAAGCTGAATGGTCAGGAAGATATTCGACCTCCGTTGCCTTCAAGAGAACAATTTGATACAGAGTCCA TGAGCAATAGTTATGAGGAGATGCCTGAAATCCCTATGGTCGCAGTTGAAACTTCCTCTTTACAGAACCCTGTTCACAGCCATGTCCCTCAGACCCACACCAACCTTCTGGACAACGCAAGCATCTCAGAAAGCTACGATGATGTAGACGAACTTCAAAGTG TGAATAGTTATGAGGAGATGACTGAAATCCCTATGGTCGCCGTTGAAACTTCCTCACAGAATCCTGTTCACAGCCATGTCCCTCAGACCCACACCAACCTTCTGGACAACGCAAGCAATTCAGAAAGCTACGATGATATAGATGAAATTCAAAGGG TGAATAGTTATGAGGAGATGACTGAAATCCCTATGGTCGCCGTTGAAACCTCCTCTTTACAGAATCCTGTTCACAGCCATGTCCCTCAGACCCACACCAACCTTCTGGACAACGCAAGCATCTCAGAAAGCTACGATGATATAGAGGAACTTCAAAGGG tacaaGGCATCTCCGTTGCATCATTGCCTGATTACCTGGATGTGGATCCACCTCCTTTTATAAATGGATCAAACAACGGATCAAACAATGTGTCAGAAAACTACGACGATGATCAGCTCCAATGTGACAGCGAGGACTATGATGATGTGGGATAA
- the mis12 gene encoding protein MIS12 homolog isoform X1, giving the protein MAEDCEENMGSSSSDSLKLYEAQFFGFTPQTCMMRMNSAFQDCLYEMLVVVESVFVRKLSKGKDQPEELCIKTRECTQKLLHFLQERFLKLSGRMEALLVNSVLSVPENVLLPEDDSHRKYPESKEQFLKLEASIAELQKSYEAEVCAKQALLAELAEQKETQEQLDEVLQWIDELRLSCRKEGMGNIQDSFQNMIETVNQLQGEMGKILKKSKSLDEV; this is encoded by the exons ATGGCGGAGGACTGTGAAGAAAACA TGGGCTCCTCATCATCAGACTCCCTCAAACTGTATGAGGCGCAGTTCTTCGGCTTCACCCCTCAGACCTGCATGATGCGGATGAACAGCGCCTTCCAGGACTGTCTGTACGAGATGCTTGTAGTCGTCGAGTCCGTGTTTGTCCGAAAACTGTCAAAGGGTAAAGATCAGCCCGAGGAGCTTTGTATAAAGACTCGAGAGTGCACGCAAAAACTGCTTCATTTCCTGCAAGAACGCTTCCTGAAGCTGTCGGGTCGCATGGAAGCTCTGTTGGTTAACAGTGTGCTTTCGGTGCCCGAAAACGTCCTTCTGCCCGAAGACGATTCGCACCGCAAATACCCAGAGAGCAAAGAACAGTTTTTAAAGCTGGAGGCTTCGATCGCAGAGCTGCAAAAGTCTTACGAGGCAGAGGTGTGCGCAAAACAAGCTCTCCTGGCTGAGCTCGCTGAGCAGAAGGAAACACAGGAGCAGCTGGACGAGGTGCTGCAGTGGATCGACGAGCTGCGGTTATCCTGTAGGAAGGAGGGGATGGGAAATATTCAGGACAGCTTCCAGAATATGATTGAGACTGTGAACCAGTTGCAGGGTGAGATGGGGAAAATCCTGAAGAAGAGCAAATCTCTGGATGAAGTGTGA
- the mis12 gene encoding protein MIS12 homolog isoform X2: MMRMNSAFQDCLYEMLVVVESVFVRKLSKGKDQPEELCIKTRECTQKLLHFLQERFLKLSGRMEALLVNSVLSVPENVLLPEDDSHRKYPESKEQFLKLEASIAELQKSYEAEVCAKQALLAELAEQKETQEQLDEVLQWIDELRLSCRKEGMGNIQDSFQNMIETVNQLQGEMGKILKKSKSLDEV; encoded by the coding sequence ATGATGCGGATGAACAGCGCCTTCCAGGACTGTCTGTACGAGATGCTTGTAGTCGTCGAGTCCGTGTTTGTCCGAAAACTGTCAAAGGGTAAAGATCAGCCCGAGGAGCTTTGTATAAAGACTCGAGAGTGCACGCAAAAACTGCTTCATTTCCTGCAAGAACGCTTCCTGAAGCTGTCGGGTCGCATGGAAGCTCTGTTGGTTAACAGTGTGCTTTCGGTGCCCGAAAACGTCCTTCTGCCCGAAGACGATTCGCACCGCAAATACCCAGAGAGCAAAGAACAGTTTTTAAAGCTGGAGGCTTCGATCGCAGAGCTGCAAAAGTCTTACGAGGCAGAGGTGTGCGCAAAACAAGCTCTCCTGGCTGAGCTCGCTGAGCAGAAGGAAACACAGGAGCAGCTGGACGAGGTGCTGCAGTGGATCGACGAGCTGCGGTTATCCTGTAGGAAGGAGGGGATGGGAAATATTCAGGACAGCTTCCAGAATATGATTGAGACTGTGAACCAGTTGCAGGGTGAGATGGGGAAAATCCTGAAGAAGAGCAAATCTCTGGATGAAGTGTGA
- the derl2 gene encoding derlin-2: MAYQTFQQEYLQIPVVTRTYTTACVLTTAAVQLELITPFQLYFNPELILKHYQIWRLVTNFLFFGPVGFNFLFNMIFLYRYCRMLEEGSFRGRTADFVFMFLFGGLLMTIFGMFVSLVFLGQAFTIMLVYVWSRRNPNVRMNFFGLLNFQAPFLPWVLMGFSLLLGNSIIVDLLGIAVGHVYFFLEDVFPNQPGGSRWLRTPSFLKMLFDTPEEDPNYNPLPEERPGGFPWGEGQRLGG, encoded by the exons atggctTACCAGACATTCCAGCAAGAATATCTACAGATTCCAGTGGTTACAAGGACGTACACGACCGCCTGCGTGCTCACTACAGCGGCTGTT CAATTAGAGCTCATTACACCTTTCCAGTTGTACTTCAATCCTGAGTTGATATTAAAGCACTACCAG ATATGGCGGCTCGTGACCAACTTCCTATTCTTCGGCCCGGTCGGCTTCAACTTCTTGTTCAACATGATATTTTT ATACCGCTACTGTCGAATGCTGGAGGAGGGCTCGTTTCGAGGCAGAACCGCTGACtttgtgttcatgttcctgtttgGTGGCCTTCTCATGACT ATATTTGGCATGTTTGTGAGTCTTGTGTTCCTGGGCCAGGCGTTCACGATCATGCTCGTGTACGTGTGGAGCAGACGTAACCCCAACGTGCGCATGAATTTCTTCGGCCTGCTCAACTTCCAAGCCCCTTTTCTGCCGTGGGTCCTTATGGGATTTTCCCTGTTGCTGGGCAACTCTATCATTGTGGACCTTTTAG GAATTGCAGTAGGGCATGTGTATTTCTTCCTGGAGGATGTATTTCCCAACCAACCCGGTGGAAGCAGATGGCTAAGAACTCCGTCTTTTCT TAAAATGCTGTTTGACACACCAGAGGAAGATCCCAACTACAACCCCCTCCCTGAGGAACGCCCAGGGGGGTTTCCCTGGGGCGAGGGCCAGCGTCTGGGGGGTTAA
- the LOC113663393 gene encoding uncharacterized protein LOC113663393 isoform X2 encodes MELQKFILLILVGVFSSTLVIVIVFIIINMCVRGKAAKYVATSENPTKSSFEMSNSFKLNGQEDIRPPLPSREQFDTESMSNSYEEMPEIPMVAVETSSLQNPVHSHVPQTHTNLLDNASISESYDDVDELQSVNSYEEMTEIPMVAVETSSLQNPVHSHVPQTHTNLLDNASISESYDDIEELQRVQGISVASLPDYLDVDPPPFINGSNNGSNNVSENYDDDQLQCDSEDYDDVG; translated from the exons ATGGAACTTCAGAAGTTTATTTTGCTAATACTAGTAGGTGTCTTCTCATCAACTTTGGTGATAGTGATTgtattcatcatcatcaacatgtGCGTAAGAGGGAAAG CTGCAAAATATGTTGCAACATCCGAGAATCCCACGAAGTCAAGCTTTGAAAT GAGCAACTCTTTCAAGCTGAATGGTCAGGAAGATATTCGACCTCCGTTGCCTTCAAGAGAACAATTTGATACAGAGTCCA TGAGCAATAGTTATGAGGAGATGCCTGAAATCCCTATGGTCGCAGTTGAAACTTCCTCTTTACAGAACCCTGTTCACAGCCATGTCCCTCAGACCCACACCAACCTTCTGGACAACGCAAGCATCTCAGAAAGCTACGATGATGTAGACGAACTTCAAAGTG TGAATAGTTATGAGGAGATGACTGAAATCCCTATGGTCGCCGTTGAAACCTCCTCTTTACAGAATCCTGTTCACAGCCATGTCCCTCAGACCCACACCAACCTTCTGGACAACGCAAGCATCTCAGAAAGCTACGATGATATAGAGGAACTTCAAAGGG tacaaGGCATCTCCGTTGCATCATTGCCTGATTACCTGGATGTGGATCCACCTCCTTTTATAAATGGATCAAACAACGGATCAAACAATGTGTCAGAAAACTACGACGATGATCAGCTCCAATGTGACAGCGAGGACTATGATGATGTGGGATAA